From Leptospira yasudae:
ACTGATTCGTCGGATCGGGTTTATTTTGCCAGGTCCGTCTCTCGTTCTTCCGGCGTTTTTACGTTTAGTTTATCGTGATTTCGGCGTTGTCGGCGTCTTCGGAAATTTCTTCACCTTGATTTTTTGGGTTCGATGCGGCTCCGTTTGCCTCCGCCGTTCCATTTGCAGCCGGTGCTGATTCTTTTATAGTCGTTTCCGATTTTTTCTTTCCGATGGAAAGAACTCCAGCCAACACCAAAACCGTTCCGGCCATTCCGGAGGACGTGATGGGTTCTCCTAAAAAAATCCATGCAAGCAGGATCGTAGACATCGGGCCGACCGAGCCGACGATCGCGGCTCTTCCCGAACCGATCATCCGAATCCCTTCCGTCGTAAAGTAGGCGGGGATTACGGTCGTCAAAACTCCGAGCGCCAGTCCGTATAAGTAAACGGGTACGGGTTGTATGAGCGCCGCAGGATTCTTTACTGTAAAGAAATGAATCACCACGATCATACCGGACAAAAGCATAAGATACGACGTAAAACGGACCGAACCTAATTTCGGAATCAAGGATTCGCTTCCTACGAGATACAACGAATAGGCGACGGCGGACGCGAATACGAGCAGAACTCCTTTGCTCGCTTCGGGGCCTTCGGTTTGAATGTCTCCGATAAACGCGATCGCGATTCCCGAATAAGTAAGAAGAATCGCGAACACTTCCACGGCCTTGATCTTTCTTTTGTAGAGCAAGGAGCTGATCACGAGGACGATCGTGGGATAGACGAATAAGGTAAGTCTTTCCAATCCCGCGGAAATATATTCCAAACCCATAAAGTCGAACAAACTCGCGAGATAATATCCTAAGAACGCGAGCGCAAAAATTAGAGCGACATCCTTTTTGGTAAGGGCGGCGGAAGGTTTCGAATTTCCCGAACGATACGCAATCCAAGCGAAGAACGGAATCGCAAACAACATTCTAAGAGCGAGAGCGGTGATCGAATCGATTTCGTATCGATAGACGAGTTTTACGAAGATCGCTTTTGCGGAAAAGAAAACCGCTCCGGCAAGCACGAGCGAGGCTCCTAAAAAAGGTTTCCATCTGGGTTCCGGGGCTTCCATAAAACCATGACTTATTCCCAGGGGCTTTTAAGAAAGATATTTCCGTCCTCATCGACGGAAGGGAAGAATGGAACTCCCGATTCCGCATTTTTTCGTTTTAATTCTTTGATCTTTCGGATTTGAACGTAACAATCGCTGAGAAAGAATGCGTGGCCGCATCCGAGTAAATGATAACCTTCGTGGATCAACGTGCCGTTTGAACCTCCCGCCAGCCAATGCGAAAGGGTTCTTGTCTGACCGAGAATATAACCCCTCGTTCCGGTTTTTGTTTCCACGGCTCCTAAAACCTGAAAGCTGGGAATTCCCAAAAACGCCAAAAAGATTCCGACGAGTTCGAACGCCGTATCGCTGAATTTTCCGCCCGCGACGGCGAGAAGCCGATCGCATCGGCTCGGAAGCGCTGCGGCAAAAACCCGATCCATGATCGCCATTCCGGTCCAGCCGGGACGTTCCCAATCCTGGACTTCGCTTAACAAAACACGGATTTTATAATATTCTAATTCTTGGTTCCAGGCTCCGATCAGTTCGATCAATTCTTCCTTGGAAACCTTCACGTCCTTCCAGACGCAGAGACGAAGCGTTTCCTCCTTTCCGAAGTCGATTTCCTTCCGTACGGCTTCCCGATGAAAACCGATCGTCGTACAGGAAAACTGAACCGTGCAGAAAAGGATGAGAAACGCTTTTTTCAGTCGTAAAATTCCTTATTTAGAATCGGGAACTCTGTGCATCCAAAGAGAAAAGAGCGCTCCGGTTGCAAACATGATCAAACTGTAAATCGCCGAAGGTACGGCCATCGCCGGACTTTTCAGGATCGAACTCGCGATCGCGATTCCGAGGGTTCCGTTTTGAATTCCCACTTCGATCGTGATGGAGGTTCTTTGGGATTGAGTGACTCTCATGATCGTCGCACCGATAAATCCCAACACCATCGTAATCAGGTTCAACGCGAGGGAAGCGGGACCGACTTGGATGAAATACGGAATGATGTTGTTCCGTTCGCGGATGATCGCTCCTGCAATGATCAGCACGAGAAAGACTCCGGAAAGAATCTTGACCGTCTTTTCGAACTTCCGAGACAACTCCGGTTTTTTCGCGTTGAGAATCATCCCGAGTGTTACCGGTAAAACGGTGATCAAAAAAATCTGGAGAATGGTTCTCGGAATATCGAGTTCGATCATCTGACCCGCGCCTAGAAAATGATGCATCGAAAAGTTCAGAAGAAACGGGATGGAAAGAACGGTGATGCAGCTCGTGATTGCGGTTAACGTGATCGAAAGCGCCACGTCTCCTTTAGCCAAGTGCGTGATTAGGTTCGAAGTCGCGCCGCCCGGACAGATCGCGAGAAGCATCAGACCCACGGCGAGTTCTCCCGGAAGACCGGCAACGCTGGCGATGATCCAGCCGGTGATCGGTAAAAGCAGAAGCTGCAACGTAAGACCGGTTATCACGGCCTTGGGAAGGACGAAAATTCTTTTGAAGTCGGCGATCGTAAGAGTCATCCCCATTCCGAGCATGATAATGCCTAACGCGATCGGGAGAAATACGTCTGTCAGCAAATTGGATTCCATAGTGAACGACCTATTTTTTTTGTTTCGAACTCTATATTGAATTTCGAATATCCAGTCCAGAGGAATTTTCGGATTTTATAAATTTTACGTTTCGAATTTCCTTTTTATCGAACGTTTGAACGAAAAATAAGGAAATAAATTTCCGGGTTTCCGTTGTATGATAAAGGGAAAACGATGAGAAACTTAAAAATCATTTATACCGCGCTTGTAATCGGCTTAGTCGTGTTCGGCGGATTTTTCGTGTTTCTTGCAAATTCGAACGGAACTCTTCCGAGCGAAATGAGTGTAATCATTTTGGCGGTTACGGTTTTTCTGTTGCCGGTCGCCTGGTATGTTCCTCTCTTCTTCGCCAAAAAGAAGATGATTCAGGATGATTTGGGACCGAAGGAAAAATTCGTTTCGTATTCTCAGTCTAAAATTCTTTCCGCGATGTTTGCGGAAGCGGGTTATACGATCAACGGGGTGTTTTATTTCGTGACTTCCGATTCGATTCACTGGATCGGAATGGGAATATTCTTCGTTGCGATGCTTCTTTTGTTTCCGAGAGGAAAAGAATTCTCAAGTCTTTATAAATCCTCCGAATTTCCGCCGTAACGGCCGTTCCGTCGGTTCAAAAAAGAGGTGATGAATTTCCGAATTCCGAAAATTCTCGTGTTGCATGGCAGAAAATTCTAACTTGAACGGAAAACAATCGTTCAAAAGAAAGTTTTTAATTTGGTTGATTCCGTTTCTCGTCGTCAATCTGCAAAGATTGATCGGTCTTACTTCCCGCCGAGTCAACATCGGAGACGAAAGTCTCGCTAAAATCCGAAAGGAAAAAAAACCTTACATTCTTTCCATCTGGCATACGAACGTTCTTTATTCTCCGTATCTCAATAAGAACGCAGGTGCGGCCGTTTTGATTTCCGAATCCAAGGACGGAGACTTTATCAACGAAGTCGTACATCGTTTCGGTAATTACAGCATTCGAGGAAGTTCTTCCAAGGGCGGTTCCAAAGCTCTCAAGGCCTTATTCGTTCATCTTAAAAAAAATCTTCCCGCGGCGATCACGCCCGACGGTCCGAGAGGTCCGGCTTTTGTGGTGCAGCCCGGTTTGATCGCTTGCGCTCAGGTTTCCCAAATTCCGATCATTCCGATGCACTACGAATGTACGCGTCAGTGGATCGCGGAAAAAGCTTGGGACAAACATAGAATTCCGAAACCGTTTACGACGTTCGTCGTTTCCTACGGCGAACCGATTCTCATTCCGAAAAAACTCGACGAAAAAGGTTTCGAGGAAGCGCGTATAGGCGTGGAAAAAGCGATGATGGAAAACCGTCAACGGGCGATCGACAAAGCGGAAGAATTAAGAAATCAATAATATTCTAATTTTCTTTCGCGTGTTCCTTTAGGATCCGCTTGACTTCGAGGAACGTGGGCAAGTGGTTCTGGACGGAATGTTCGGATTCGATCAGCATTTCCGATTCCGGATGATCCAGATGAGAACTTTCATACGGAACCACGGAGTCGCTGATCCAATCCAGATCCGCGAGTTTGGAATTTCCGATGATGGAATGAAATTTCACCTGGGGTTTAAAATTTCCGGTCACTTTCATAAACAGACTTTTCGGAGCGAGTCCGTCTACTCCGTAAACGCCTGCGACCAATTCTCCCTTTTTGTGGGTCGCGTTTAAGAACGCAAACCCGTATTCGATTTTCTTTAAGACTTCCTTCGGCAACCGAAAGACGAACCGAGCGATGGTTCCGAAAATTCCTTCCGCGAGATTGGAGCCTCGGTGCGGAGTCGCGATGAACACGGCTCTTTTGACGAAAGGAACCGGTTTGAACTCCAGAACCTTTTTGATTTCCTTGCGGGATTCTTCGTTCAAGGAATCGAAAACGCTGCGCGGGATTTCGGCCGCCGCCATCCATTCTTCCACGCTGCTTTCGGTGACTGCGAGTTTGGCAACGAGTCCGCCCATGCTGTGACCGATCAGAACGGCTCGATCGAAATTCTTATTTTCGTTTTTAGGATCGTATGTCTTCCGTAAATCATATAATGTTTCTCTAAAGTCTGCGGCGGAAAAGACCATGGGCATCGCGGTCGGATACCAATAAACGCAGAATTGATACTTCTCCTTGATGGCGGGATCGGACAGAAGTTCGTTGATCATCGGAAACCAAATGAACGGAGAAGAAGCGAGTCCGTGCAGAAATACGACCGGAATTTTTTTCTTGTGATAGGGATAAACGAGATACAAACCTTTTCGGGTGATCGCCGTTTCTCCGTCAAAAACCGAAAGCAGATCGTCTCGTTGTTGCGCGATCGTCAGCATGTAGGCGAGCGGAGTCGTCGTATCGCTTTCCAAAGGAAGATCCATCCCGTCCAACTGAATGCGGTCTCGAAACACTGGATCGTAGACGTGAATCTTCGCTTTAAGGTTCATTAAATCACGATTTCCTAAATAAGATTCTTCTAAACTAATGAACGCGGTTGCGGGATACGCTTGTCCGACTCCGGCGATGAATTCGTATTTGGTTCGCTCCGTCTGTGATCCGTCTTGCGGAAATTTTCGATTGAGAATCAGAGGAGTTCCGATTCCGTATTTGCTGATGTGATTGGAAAAACCTTTGACGCGATAGTCGTAGGCGACTTCTACCTGCAGAAAATTCTGCGGACTCCAAGCGGATTCGGTTTCCGCACCGATCATCTCCAGGGTTCCCCGAATCAAAGGAAGGTTTAAGTCGGTGATGCTTGCGAGTTTGCGGTTCTTCTTCGCATAACGCACCAACTGTGCGAGCGACCGGTTGTACGTAAGAAGCGCGAATCGAAACTCCGCCGAAAACGGATCGGGAGCGGGACTCGCTTTCTTATCGAATAAATACGTATATGCGTAAACCAAAGCCGACGCATACATCTTCGCGAACTGAGGATCCTCCATATCCATTTCGTTTCCGGTGAGATAACAGAGTTCGGAAAGGAAGTAGGAGAGTTCTCTCGACTTGTGTGCGAGAAGAAGATTGTCCAAATCGTAGATGACGACTAACGGATCGCGTTCGAACTTTTCGAAGAGATCGTTGCTCTTTAAATACCGAGTCGTAAGGAGACTGAGTTTGTTCGAGGAAACGCTGCTGCTGTTGACGAGTTTTTCCTGTTCGAACTGGGAATAAACGGAAGTAGAATACGTGGCACAACGCAATAAAGAAAGCGATAGAAGCGTCGTCCAAAAAACGAATTTCATCAAGCGGAACCTTGATCTCACCAATACCAGAATCCGAAGCGCTGACAAGCTAAAAAGAAAATCGGAACGTTTTTACCATAGACAAAGTTTCTTCCCGCAACGATTCTTGCTTCCGTGAAATTCTTTCCAAGCGTTTTGATCGTCTTTTCTTTTTTGATTTCTTCTTGTTCCGTCTCGAAGGGAACCGGGTTCGGTCCGGGGTTATGGCAGAAAGAACCTGGAAGTCATTCCGTCGTCGCGGGAACTCCGATTCCGATCGTGTTCGTTCCCGGGTATAAGGGTTCGGAACTCTTTCAAAAAAACGAGGACGGTTCTTGGGACCGTTTGTGGCTCAGTCCTTGGCAGGCTCTCAATCTTACCGTTCCCGATCTGACTCTCAAAAAGAACGATCGAATCGAAGCGGGAGGAATTTTGACCTCGGTGACTTTGATTCCTTCCTTGATCGAAGCGAAAGTCTACGAGCCGTGGTTACGGTTTATCTCCTCGTTAGGAACGGTAAAGTTGTATGTGTTCCCGTACGATTGGCGCAAGGATAACGGGGAGAATTCCCTAAAGTTAGAAACGTTTTTGGAAACCGTTCAAAGGGAGAATGGCGTATTACCCGTGTTAGTCGGTCATAGCAACGGCGGAAATCTTTCCCTTTCCGTGATCCATCGAAGACCGGATCTCGTTTCGAAGGCGGTTTTTGCGGGAGTCCCGTTTCGAGGAGGGATCGGATTTATGGAAGACTTGATCTCGGGAGTTCCCACCGGATTGAATCCCGAGATCACGAGCGCTTGTGTCGTTTCGAGTTTCATTTCGGTTTATACGTTTTTTCCGAGAGAAGGAAGTTTCGACCTCAAGGACGCCATCCAGGACGCGGATCGCAAAACGATTCCATTCCGTTTTTTTAATGCTTCCGATTGGGAAAAATACGAATTGGGCCCGTATTCTCACGAAGCGCATTGCGAACCTCCTCCATCGTTGAAGGAGTTTCAATCCAGATTGGATTTGGCTCTTGCGTTTCGGAATTCTCTCGAAATCCGAAAAGGAAACAAACTTCCTCCCGCTCTTGTGATTCATGCTAAGAATCGAATGACGATGCGCACCCTTTTACCCGAAAAGATTCCGGATCATTGGATGTGGGATTTTAAGAATTCGATCCGCGCGCCGGGAGACGGAAGGGTTACGTTCGAGAGTTCGATTCCTCCCGATGAGGTCGCTTATCAAAGTTTTATCACGGAAGCGGAACATTCGGATCTTCTAAACGACCCTAAGGTTTGGGAAAGAATCGCTGCGTTCTTGAAGGAATGAACTATATTTTCCATTCGAAAATAAATTCTCCTTGAGGAACTTGGCGGCGTTTTTATATTTCCGTTTCGCGGGATAAGCGTGCAAAGCCCGTTCTTTGGAAACTCTTTCGTTTTACGTGCATAGGAAAAAGGAAAATGAAAATCACGGCACACAAACTCGTCGACGAACCCGAATTTAAAAAGCTTGTTTCAACGCGTTGGATCGTAAGCTTCGGTCTGCTTGCGCTCCTATTCGCATCGTATTACGGATATATTCTTATCGTTGCGTTTTACCCCGAATTGTTGACCCGTAAAGTGGGAACGTTTTCCAACGTGGGAATTCTCGGGAGCGCTCTCGTCATTTTATTCTCCTGGTTCTTGACCTTGATCTACGTCTTTTGGGCGAATCGATCCTATGATCGCAGCGTTAATTCCTTAAAAAAGAAACTCGAGGATTGAAAATGGAATCGCAATTAGGACAACCGAACTTTTTATCCATTCTATTCTTCTTTTTGTTCGTCGCGTTCACGTTAGGC
This genomic window contains:
- a CDS encoding DMT family transporter; the protein is MEAPEPRWKPFLGASLVLAGAVFFSAKAIFVKLVYRYEIDSITALALRMLFAIPFFAWIAYRSGNSKPSAALTKKDVALIFALAFLGYYLASLFDFMGLEYISAGLERLTLFVYPTIVLVISSLLYKRKIKAVEVFAILLTYSGIAIAFIGDIQTEGPEASKGVLLVFASAVAYSLYLVGSESLIPKLGSVRFTSYLMLLSGMIVVIHFFTVKNPAALIQPVPVYLYGLALGVLTTVIPAYFTTEGIRMIGSGRAAIVGSVGPMSTILLAWIFLGEPITSSGMAGTVLVLAGVLSIGKKKSETTIKESAPAANGTAEANGAASNPKNQGEEISEDADNAEITIN
- a CDS encoding bile acid:sodium symporter family protein, with amino-acid sequence MESNLLTDVFLPIALGIIMLGMGMTLTIADFKRIFVLPKAVITGLTLQLLLLPITGWIIASVAGLPGELAVGLMLLAICPGGATSNLITHLAKGDVALSITLTAITSCITVLSIPFLLNFSMHHFLGAGQMIELDIPRTILQIFLITVLPVTLGMILNAKKPELSRKFEKTVKILSGVFLVLIIAGAIIRERNNIIPYFIQVGPASLALNLITMVLGFIGATIMRVTQSQRTSITIEVGIQNGTLGIAIASSILKSPAMAVPSAIYSLIMFATGALFSLWMHRVPDSK
- a CDS encoding lysophospholipid acyltransferase family protein, producing MAENSNLNGKQSFKRKFLIWLIPFLVVNLQRLIGLTSRRVNIGDESLAKIRKEKKPYILSIWHTNVLYSPYLNKNAGAAVLISESKDGDFINEVVHRFGNYSIRGSSSKGGSKALKALFVHLKKNLPAAITPDGPRGPAFVVQPGLIACAQVSQIPIIPMHYECTRQWIAEKAWDKHRIPKPFTTFVVSYGEPILIPKKLDEKGFEEARIGVEKAMMENRQRAIDKAEELRNQ
- a CDS encoding esterase/lipase family protein, encoding MKFVFWTTLLSLSLLRCATYSTSVYSQFEQEKLVNSSSVSSNKLSLLTTRYLKSNDLFEKFERDPLVVIYDLDNLLLAHKSRELSYFLSELCYLTGNEMDMEDPQFAKMYASALVYAYTYLFDKKASPAPDPFSAEFRFALLTYNRSLAQLVRYAKKNRKLASITDLNLPLIRGTLEMIGAETESAWSPQNFLQVEVAYDYRVKGFSNHISKYGIGTPLILNRKFPQDGSQTERTKYEFIAGVGQAYPATAFISLEESYLGNRDLMNLKAKIHVYDPVFRDRIQLDGMDLPLESDTTTPLAYMLTIAQQRDDLLSVFDGETAITRKGLYLVYPYHKKKIPVVFLHGLASSPFIWFPMINELLSDPAIKEKYQFCVYWYPTAMPMVFSAADFRETLYDLRKTYDPKNENKNFDRAVLIGHSMGGLVAKLAVTESSVEEWMAAAEIPRSVFDSLNEESRKEIKKVLEFKPVPFVKRAVFIATPHRGSNLAEGIFGTIARFVFRLPKEVLKKIEYGFAFLNATHKKGELVAGVYGVDGLAPKSLFMKVTGNFKPQVKFHSIIGNSKLADLDWISDSVVPYESSHLDHPESEMLIESEHSVQNHLPTFLEVKRILKEHAKEN
- a CDS encoding lipase/acyltransferase domain-containing protein, encoding MKFFPSVLIVFSFLISSCSVSKGTGFGPGLWQKEPGSHSVVAGTPIPIVFVPGYKGSELFQKNEDGSWDRLWLSPWQALNLTVPDLTLKKNDRIEAGGILTSVTLIPSLIEAKVYEPWLRFISSLGTVKLYVFPYDWRKDNGENSLKLETFLETVQRENGVLPVLVGHSNGGNLSLSVIHRRPDLVSKAVFAGVPFRGGIGFMEDLISGVPTGLNPEITSACVVSSFISVYTFFPREGSFDLKDAIQDADRKTIPFRFFNASDWEKYELGPYSHEAHCEPPPSLKEFQSRLDLALAFRNSLEIRKGNKLPPALVIHAKNRMTMRTLLPEKIPDHWMWDFKNSIRAPGDGRVTFESSIPPDEVAYQSFITEAEHSDLLNDPKVWERIAAFLKE
- a CDS encoding DUF485 domain-containing protein; the protein is MKITAHKLVDEPEFKKLVSTRWIVSFGLLALLFASYYGYILIVAFYPELLTRKVGTFSNVGILGSALVILFSWFLTLIYVFWANRSYDRSVNSLKKKLED